One Brachybacterium aquaticum genomic region harbors:
- a CDS encoding M20 family metallopeptidase — MTADTPASNDTPASNDTSASTAAAPHAVFAEAYAARREQIHTLSRALHADPETAFEEHRAHDRCADLLEDAGFTVERGIAELPTAFRATLGTGSLVASLCVEYDALPGIGHGCGHNLIAGSSLGAALALAEHVDALDVTLQVIGTPAEEHGGGKQLLIERGVFEGVHLSLMAHPTTHTDTYDVLGSTSQAVGRWRATFTGRGAHAAANPADGINANDAAVIAQVGAGLLRQRLKDGQRLALVPQQSGVTNIVPEQAVVDFECRALTLPEFEELRRRLVACFEGAAHATGTTLEIVASEPTYEPLLQDETLGRAWNAAMAELGRPLAGSLGAFAASTDMGNVSQRVPGLHPFVGITGAGGALHTREFAAHAASPEGYRFMDDAAVAMAWVIRDVAADPDARAAVLAQAAALAQAAAPGETAALAQAAAPDEAVAPGIAAADEAAAPPGPGGGAQG, encoded by the coding sequence GTGACCGCCGACACCCCCGCCAGCAACGACACCCCCGCCAGCAACGACACCTCCGCCAGCACCGCCGCTGCGCCGCATGCCGTGTTCGCCGAGGCCTACGCCGCCCGGCGCGAGCAGATCCACACCCTCTCCCGCGCCCTGCACGCGGACCCGGAGACGGCCTTCGAGGAGCATCGCGCCCACGACCGCTGCGCCGACCTGCTGGAGGACGCCGGCTTCACCGTGGAGCGCGGGATCGCCGAGCTGCCCACCGCCTTCCGCGCCACCCTCGGCACCGGCTCCCTGGTCGCCTCGCTGTGCGTCGAGTACGACGCCCTGCCCGGGATCGGCCACGGCTGCGGCCACAACCTCATCGCCGGCTCCTCCCTCGGTGCCGCCCTCGCGCTCGCCGAGCACGTCGACGCGCTGGACGTGACCCTGCAGGTCATCGGCACCCCCGCCGAGGAGCACGGCGGCGGCAAGCAGCTGCTCATCGAGCGCGGCGTCTTCGAGGGCGTGCACCTGTCCCTCATGGCCCACCCCACGACGCATACCGACACCTACGACGTGCTCGGTTCGACCAGTCAGGCCGTCGGCCGCTGGCGCGCGACCTTCACCGGTCGCGGCGCGCACGCCGCCGCCAATCCGGCCGACGGGATCAACGCCAACGACGCCGCCGTGATCGCCCAGGTCGGCGCCGGTCTGCTGCGCCAGCGCCTGAAGGACGGCCAGCGCCTCGCGCTCGTCCCGCAGCAGTCCGGGGTCACCAACATCGTCCCCGAGCAGGCCGTCGTCGACTTCGAGTGCCGGGCGCTGACCCTGCCGGAGTTCGAGGAGCTGCGCCGGCGGCTCGTCGCCTGCTTCGAGGGCGCCGCCCACGCCACCGGCACCACCCTCGAGATCGTCGCGAGCGAGCCGACCTACGAGCCTCTCCTGCAGGACGAGACCCTCGGCCGGGCCTGGAACGCGGCCATGGCCGAGCTCGGCAGGCCGCTCGCCGGCTCCCTCGGCGCCTTCGCCGCCTCCACCGACATGGGCAACGTGTCCCAGCGCGTGCCCGGCCTGCACCCATTCGTCGGCATCACCGGCGCCGGCGGCGCCCTGCACACCCGCGAGTTCGCCGCCCACGCCGCCTCGCCCGAGGGCTACCGGTTCATGGACGATGCGGCGGTCGCCATGGCCTGGGTGATCCGCGACGTCGCCGCCGACCCGGACGCCCGCGCCGCGGTCCTCGCGCAGGCCGCAGCCCTCGCGCAGGCTGCGGCGCCGGGCGAGACTGCGGCGCTTGCGCAGGCTGCGGCGCCGGACGAGGCCGTCGCGCCGGGGATCGCCGCGGCCGACGAGGCTGCCGCGCCTCCCGGGCCCGGCGGGGGAGCGCAGGGATGA
- a CDS encoding NUDIX hydrolase → MQASASESTASDSTAPEIRVAVDLIVLTLRDGALSVLLIQREDEPHRGAWALPGGFVRHGEDLDGAAYRVLADEASLGSGAVHLEQVRTFGTPGRDPRGHVVSVAFMALGADLPDPERGEDVADARWWSLADLADVTLAFDHAAVLEVAIERARSKLEYTTLAVTFLPGEFTVSQLRGVYESVWGRPLDAGNFHRKATRTEGFLVELDRHAAPTGGRPARLYRAGTGTRLVPPLLRISE, encoded by the coding sequence ATGCAAGCCTCAGCGTCCGAGAGCACCGCGTCAGACAGCACCGCACCCGAGATCCGCGTCGCCGTCGACCTCATCGTCCTGACCCTGCGGGACGGTGCGCTCAGCGTGCTGCTCATCCAGCGCGAGGACGAGCCCCACCGCGGCGCCTGGGCGCTGCCCGGCGGCTTCGTCCGCCACGGTGAGGATCTCGACGGTGCTGCCTACCGGGTGCTGGCCGACGAGGCCTCGCTCGGCTCCGGCGCCGTGCACCTCGAGCAGGTGCGCACCTTCGGCACCCCCGGCCGCGACCCCCGCGGGCACGTCGTGTCGGTGGCGTTCATGGCCCTCGGCGCGGACCTGCCCGACCCCGAGCGCGGCGAGGACGTGGCCGACGCCCGCTGGTGGTCGCTGGCGGACCTCGCCGATGTCACCCTCGCCTTCGACCACGCCGCCGTGCTCGAGGTCGCGATCGAGCGGGCCCGTTCCAAGCTCGAGTACACGACCCTCGCGGTCACCTTCCTGCCCGGGGAGTTCACCGTCTCTCAGCTGCGCGGGGTGTACGAGAGCGTGTGGGGCCGCCCGCTGGACGCCGGCAACTTCCACCGCAAGGCCACCCGCACCGAGGGCTTCCTCGTGGAGCTGGACCGCCACGCCGCCCCGACCGGCGGCCGCCCCGCCCGGCTCTACCGCGCCGGGACGGGCACGCGCCTGGTCCCGCCGCTGCTGCGCATCAGCGAGTAA
- the glpX gene encoding class II fructose-bisphosphatase, translating into MPTSDATTTTAPDRNLALELVRVTEAAAIAGARWVGAGDKNRADGAAVDAMRSFMDTVRMNGTVVIGEGEKDEAPMLFNGEAVGDGTGPDVDVAVDPIDGTRLTAMGYNNALAVFAVAEKGSMYDPSAVFYMEKMVVGPEAAEFVDLRLPIKQNIHLVAKALGKPVSQVTVCVLERPRHEPLVQEIRDAGARVKFIMDGDVAGAIAAARGAGVDMLLGTGGTPEGIIAACAVKATGGMIQGRLAPTDDDEKQKAIDAGHELDRVLTTNDLVTSDNCYFAATGITEGDLLHGVRFRGDRIVTQSIVMRSHSGTVRLVEAEHRAEKWDRWLS; encoded by the coding sequence ATGCCCACGTCGGACGCCACCACCACCACCGCCCCTGATCGCAACCTCGCCCTCGAACTGGTGCGCGTCACCGAGGCCGCCGCCATCGCCGGCGCCCGCTGGGTGGGCGCGGGGGACAAGAACCGGGCCGACGGCGCCGCGGTCGACGCGATGCGCTCCTTCATGGACACCGTGCGCATGAACGGCACCGTCGTCATCGGCGAGGGTGAGAAGGACGAGGCCCCGATGCTGTTCAACGGCGAGGCCGTCGGCGACGGCACCGGCCCGGACGTGGACGTCGCGGTCGACCCGATCGACGGCACCCGCCTGACCGCCATGGGCTACAACAACGCCCTCGCCGTGTTCGCGGTCGCCGAGAAGGGCAGCATGTACGACCCTTCGGCCGTGTTCTACATGGAGAAGATGGTGGTCGGGCCCGAGGCCGCGGAGTTCGTGGACCTGCGCCTGCCGATCAAGCAGAACATCCACCTGGTCGCCAAGGCGCTCGGCAAGCCCGTCTCCCAGGTCACCGTGTGCGTGCTCGAGCGTCCCCGCCATGAGCCGCTGGTGCAGGAGATCCGCGACGCCGGCGCGCGCGTCAAGTTCATCATGGACGGCGACGTCGCCGGCGCCATCGCCGCGGCCCGCGGCGCCGGGGTCGACATGCTGCTGGGCACCGGCGGCACCCCCGAGGGCATCATCGCCGCCTGCGCCGTCAAGGCCACCGGCGGCATGATCCAGGGGCGCCTGGCCCCCACGGACGACGACGAGAAGCAGAAGGCCATCGACGCCGGCCACGAGCTGGACCGCGTGCTCACCACCAACGACCTGGTCACCTCCGACAACTGCTACTTCGCTGCCACCGGCATCACCGAGGGCGACCTGCTGCACGGGGTCCGCTTCCGCGGCGACCGCATCGTCACCCAGTCGATCGTCATGCGCTCGCACTCAGGGACCGTGCGCCTGGTCGAGGCCGAGCACCGCGCCGAGAAGTGGGACCGCTGGCTGAGCTGA